The Asticcacaulis excentricus genome has a segment encoding these proteins:
- a CDS encoding efflux RND transporter periplasmic adaptor subunit, with the protein MRSQFPLMKSAAVVLALGLTLTACGKKEGGPGAGGMGMGGPTEVGIVVVASESVNLTTELSGRTSAYLLSEVRPQVSGIVKARLFTEGSYVKAGQPLYQIDAAPFQASYAQAQATVAQAEANLTAARLKAERYAELVKINAVSKQDNDDAQAQYAQAKATVAAGQAALQTAGINVGWTKVVAPISGRIGKSNVTPGALVTAAQATELTRIQNIDNVYLDINQSVTELMALRRAAAAGQIGEAATADVEMVLEDGTVYPIKGKLQFSDVSVDESTGTVTLRALFPNPNGVLLPGMYAKARIVSGVVGNGILVPQPAVTRDPKGNATVMVVSKDSKAEMRPIKVAQTVGDKWLVTEGLQAGDKVIVEGLQKIRPEAPVKPVSVGAAKEAPAAAAPAQKAK; encoded by the coding sequence ATGAGATCGCAATTTCCCCTTATGAAATCCGCAGCGGTGGTGCTGGCGCTTGGCCTCACCCTCACGGCCTGCGGCAAGAAGGAAGGCGGCCCCGGTGCGGGCGGCATGGGCATGGGCGGGCCGACCGAGGTCGGGATCGTCGTCGTGGCGTCTGAGTCGGTCAATCTGACGACCGAACTGTCAGGCCGCACCTCGGCCTACCTTCTGTCGGAAGTGCGTCCGCAGGTCAGCGGCATCGTCAAGGCGCGACTGTTCACCGAAGGCAGCTACGTCAAGGCGGGTCAGCCGCTGTATCAGATCGACGCCGCGCCGTTCCAGGCCTCCTACGCTCAGGCGCAGGCCACTGTGGCTCAGGCCGAAGCCAATCTGACGGCGGCACGGCTGAAGGCTGAACGCTATGCCGAACTGGTCAAGATCAACGCCGTCTCGAAGCAGGATAATGACGACGCGCAGGCGCAGTACGCTCAGGCCAAGGCGACCGTCGCCGCCGGTCAGGCCGCGCTGCAAACCGCGGGCATTAATGTCGGCTGGACCAAGGTCGTGGCCCCGATTTCTGGCCGTATCGGCAAGTCGAACGTCACACCGGGCGCTCTGGTCACGGCGGCGCAGGCCACCGAGCTGACGCGCATCCAGAATATCGACAATGTTTATCTCGACATCAATCAATCGGTCACCGAGCTGATGGCGCTGAGGCGTGCGGCGGCGGCGGGTCAGATCGGTGAGGCCGCCACGGCCGATGTCGAAATGGTCCTCGAAGATGGCACGGTCTATCCCATCAAGGGCAAGCTGCAATTTTCGGACGTCAGCGTCGATGAATCGACCGGTACGGTGACGCTGCGCGCCCTGTTCCCCAACCCCAACGGCGTCCTGCTGCCGGGCATGTATGCCAAGGCGCGCATCGTGTCGGGCGTGGTCGGCAACGGCATTCTGGTGCCGCAGCCGGCGGTGACGCGCGATCCGAAGGGCAATGCCACGGTCATGGTGGTGTCGAAGGACAGCAAGGCCGAGATGCGCCCGATCAAGGTGGCGCAGACGGTCGGTGACAAGTGGCTGGTGACCGAAGGTCTGCAAGCCGGTGACAAGGTGATAGTGGAGGGTCTTCAGAAGATCCGTCCCGAAGCCCCGGTCAAACCCGTCAGTGTCGGTGCGGCCAAGGAAGCTCCGGCTGCCGCGGCGCCTGCGCAAAAAGCCAAGTAA
- a CDS encoding TetR/AcrR family transcriptional regulator yields the protein MTSTALKSALADSPTLPRARQSREERRQQILDATLRCVRRSGFHGASMSDIAAEAKMSVGVIYRYFANKEAIIEAIVANDLAEMRAKFAEWDQTPDDQLLDTLLNTIDFALDHKYGPDKSALALEVLAEAARNPRVAAIVQSADMQERELGRSLCERLNPGCDRRRLDARGEIISMLFDGMMIRAITHPDIDREALANDLRAVMKVLFILK from the coding sequence ATGACCAGTACAGCTTTGAAGTCCGCACTTGCCGATTCCCCTACCCTGCCCCGTGCGCGTCAAAGCCGCGAGGAGCGACGCCAGCAGATTCTGGACGCCACCTTGCGCTGCGTCAGACGCTCCGGTTTTCATGGCGCCTCCATGTCCGACATTGCCGCCGAAGCGAAGATGAGTGTCGGCGTTATCTATCGCTACTTTGCGAATAAAGAAGCTATTATTGAAGCCATCGTCGCCAATGATCTGGCAGAAATGCGCGCCAAATTCGCCGAATGGGACCAGACGCCGGACGATCAGTTGCTGGACACCCTCCTCAACACCATCGACTTCGCGCTGGACCACAAGTACGGCCCCGACAAGAGCGCGCTGGCCCTCGAAGTGCTGGCCGAAGCCGCACGCAATCCGCGCGTCGCGGCCATCGTGCAGTCCGCCGACATGCAGGAACGCGAACTGGGCCGCAGCCTCTGTGAGCGCCTCAATCCGGGGTGTGACCGGCGGCGTCTGGACGCGCGCGGCGAAATCATCAGCATGTTGTTCGACGGCATGATGATCCGCGCCATCACCCATCCCGACATCGACCGTGAGGCGCTGGCCAACGATTTGCGCGCGGTGATGAAGGTGCTGTTTATCCTGAAATAG
- a CDS encoding methyl-accepting chemotaxis protein translates to MLERLGIRLGVGWRDGLIAGGALFAAAAVTGLAVYLTASSALKNEVRTNLMRVAVSAAQLTDTTAHARITRPEDQGNADYEHVRAPYFALLRGNPDLAYIYTMVRVDGKTRFIMDASIPKPGETVLPTGVMEVYEDSTSTLEKAFATQAPQVESETYTDKWGTFLSGYAPLVDKGRFVGLVGVDIRVDAYLKRLEGIRNALLTGLGVAALAAIAAGLIVGRHRHAAERVRQENAARSQQLQAMEHDRLRTEHAALQAEASRRAAMSEAATAFEQTACRILDQVKQSVGGLHERAADVSEIAIRTREGVETAATATRNTQERARHVSEAAQALSLAIRDIAERSARSDAIAHEAAHRSADAAAKLDSLSARSAQITDIIGLIDDVASQINLLALNATIESARAGDAGKGFAVVASEVKTLSGRVAEATRRITTQIQDIQSATRETVDSVGAIRSIIEDMGRTAQDVAQAVEAQTGLTARIGETIEQTAADAQAVGRTLQQVHRSADETDQTAACVSEESAHLAEETARLNGAVDAFLRAVRAA, encoded by the coding sequence ATGCTTGAGCGTTTGGGCATCCGGTTAGGCGTGGGCTGGCGCGACGGGCTGATCGCCGGAGGGGCCCTGTTTGCCGCCGCTGCCGTCACCGGTCTGGCGGTCTATCTCACGGCTTCGTCAGCGCTGAAAAACGAGGTGCGCACCAATCTGATGCGCGTCGCCGTCAGCGCGGCACAACTGACCGACACCACCGCCCACGCCCGCATCACCCGCCCGGAAGATCAGGGCAATGCCGATTACGAGCATGTGCGCGCCCCCTATTTCGCCCTGCTGCGCGGCAATCCGGACCTCGCCTACATCTACACCATGGTCCGGGTGGACGGTAAGACCCGCTTCATCATGGACGCCTCCATCCCCAAACCGGGCGAAACCGTCCTGCCGACGGGCGTAATGGAAGTCTATGAAGACAGCACATCGACCCTCGAAAAGGCCTTTGCCACTCAGGCCCCGCAGGTCGAGTCGGAAACCTACACGGACAAATGGGGCACCTTCCTGTCGGGCTATGCGCCGCTGGTGGACAAGGGCCGCTTTGTCGGTCTGGTCGGCGTCGATATCCGCGTGGACGCCTATCTGAAACGGCTGGAGGGCATCCGCAACGCGCTGCTGACCGGTCTGGGCGTGGCGGCGCTGGCGGCCATTGCCGCCGGGCTGATCGTTGGACGCCATCGCCACGCCGCCGAGCGCGTGCGTCAGGAAAACGCCGCCCGCTCGCAGCAATTGCAGGCCATGGAGCACGACCGCCTGCGTACCGAGCACGCGGCGCTTCAGGCCGAAGCCAGCCGCCGCGCCGCCATGTCGGAGGCCGCTACCGCCTTTGAACAGACCGCCTGCCGCATTCTCGACCAGGTGAAGCAGTCAGTCGGCGGCCTGCACGAACGCGCCGCCGATGTCTCGGAAATCGCCATCCGCACCCGCGAAGGCGTCGAAACCGCCGCCACGGCGACGCGCAATACGCAAGAGCGCGCCCGGCACGTCTCCGAAGCCGCGCAGGCCCTCAGCCTCGCCATACGCGATATCGCCGAGCGCAGCGCCCGCTCAGACGCCATCGCCCACGAAGCGGCGCACCGCTCCGCCGACGCGGCGGCCAAGCTCGACTCCCTGTCAGCCCGGTCGGCGCAGATCACCGACATTATCGGCCTGATCGACGACGTGGCGTCCCAGATCAATCTGCTGGCGCTCAATGCCACCATAGAGTCGGCGCGCGCCGGAGACGCCGGCAAGGGCTTTGCCGTCGTCGCCTCAGAGGTCAAGACCCTCTCCGGCCGCGTCGCCGAAGCCACCCGCCGCATCACCACCCAGATTCAGGATATCCAGTCGGCGACTCGTGAGACCGTGGACAGCGTCGGGGCCATCCGCAGCATCATCGAAGACATGGGGCGCACGGCTCAGGACGTCGCTCAGGCCGTCGAGGCGCAAACGGGCCTGACCGCCCGCATCGGCGAAACCATCGAACAGACCGCCGCCGACGCACAGGCGGTGGGGCGCACCCTGCAACAGGTGCACCGTTCGGCCGATGAAACCGATCAGACCGCCGCCTGCGTGAGCGAGGAATCGGCGCATCTGGCCGAAGAAACCGCACGCCTTAACGGGGCGGTGGACGCCTTCCTGCGCGCGGTGCGGGCGGCTTAG